In Fibrobacter sp. UWP2, the genomic window CAGGGCGACCAGAAGGACGCGTTTCCGTACCCCAAGATGGGCCCGAGCGGGCGCCGTATTAACCCGTCCAAGTCCCGCGACGTGACCGTGCCCGCCTTTGGCGTTGCCGTGGTGCAAATCAACCCGCGTGCCGCGGCTGTTGCGGAACCGCAGGTGGTTGCCGCTGCCCTCGAAAAGAAGGTGCTTTTGGTGGGCGACACCCTGGACATCTTTATGACGGCGACCCAGGAGAACGGGCAGTTGACCGGCGGTATGCTGCAAATCCCCGACTGGGGCAAGGCCGGCGGCACCTTCACCAAGTACATCACTCCCGATGACGGCCTTTGGAACGCCTCCATTGAGAGTTTCCATGTGAAGGTGGCCGTACCCGAGGGCACTCGCCTTGCCGCGCGCGAGGCGAAGGTGACGCTCTCCGCTATGGGCAAGAAGTCGATTACGTACAAAATGCCGTTCCGCGTGCGCGGCAAGTACCGCACCACAAGTGTCATGGAGAACTTTGACAACGGCACCGATGCCGTAAGCTGGTTCCCCGTGGTGAACGGCGACAACGCGACGAGCATGGACGGCAAGGTGTTTAACGGGAACCCTCCACTGGGCGGCTATATGCGCCACAATTTTGTGATTGAACAGCCTGAGGGTCAGGGCTGGCCCAACTACAGCGGCGCCTACTACGTGCTGCCCGAGGCGGTCAAGAAGTCGGTGGGCATCGTGTTCGATTACGCGACCTCGCACAACAATCCCGATGGCTACGTGGAACTGCAGATCATGAGCGAGCAGGTCAAGGACTACGACGAGTTTATGGTGCGGCTCAAGAACACACACGGCAACTGGGTACGCGACACCCTCATTTGGGAGAACATGTCGCAAGAGGGCTGGGGCAAGACTATCCCGCAGCTCGACCCCACGCAAATCAAGAACTTCGCCTTCCGCGGCCGTTATAGCGGCAAGGGGTTCATCAGCCTCGACAACATCTACCTGCTGCAGGAAGAAGGCGAAGAGGTTAAGATGCCGACGGGTTTAAGAAGGCTCCGGTAAAGGCAGCTCAGGCCTATTTAGGCAGGGATGCTTGTAGGCATTCGCTCTCGCAACGACGACTCGTTAATACGAGTCGTCTTATGGTTACGGGCTTGCGCCGGATTTTATTCCTTGACGCAGCGGATGCTGCAGGACATGGCTTTGCGGCTGGTCTTTGCCAAGAAACCCTCCTTGTTTTGGCGGGTCAGCATAAAGAATGTCGGGTTGCCGTCATTGTCCTCTTCTGCTGTGCAGAACTGCGTGCTCTCGGTGATGTTGCTGAAGTTGCCGTTGGCGTTGCGGCTTCCGGCGGGGTACGCGTTAAAGCCGATGAGGTCCTTGCCATGGGGATCCAGGGAACCCTGAATCCAACCGCTGGTGGAACCGAAAATCTTGAAATCTGGTTCCTTGGGGTACCAGGACCTGCCGAAGGCGGCGGTGTTCTCCCATTCGGTGAGCGTGGGGAGGCGCCAGCCCTCGGGGCAAATGTCCTTTTTTAGCTTGATGTTGTCTTCCCTGCGGTAAAGGCGGCCGTAGGTTTCGCAGTCTACGGTGGTGTCGGCATAGCACCAGCTGGAATCCGTTTTGAAGCGCAGGTTATGGGACATCCAGATGAGGCTGTCGATGCCGATGGTCATGTAGGTGGAACTGTCACGGGCGTCGATGAAGGAGTCCACGATCATGGAGTCGGCAGAAAGTTTCCAGGAGAATCCGTTGCAGTAGTACAGGGAGTAGTTGACCTGGGCGTAGCCTTCGTTGCCCTTTTTGCAGATTCTGCCGATGGTGCGCTCCAGTTCGCCTGCGTTGTTGAGCTCCCCTCCGGTGCAGAAGTACCACTTGGTCGTGTCGATGGAGCCGCGTACCAGGGTGTCGCTTGTGCCGCACTGGGTAACTTGACGTTCCTGTTCCAGAAGGCTGAGCTCGCGGGTGGTGTCCCGCGTGGCGTTGCTGTCGCAGAACTGGATTGTTCCCGAGTCGGGCAATACCGTGAGGATGACGTTTTTGCTGTTGCAGAGTTTTTCTTCTTTGAGCGCCGTTTCTATTACATAGATGAAAGACCAAACGTTGACGATCCTTGTTGTGTCGCGGACGGGGTTGCAGTAGTAGTAACCCTGCGGAGTGCTCTTGATTTCATTCTTGTTGCTGGTGACGCAAGGTCCCTTGGCTGTGTCAGGATCAAAAAAATCTACCCAGCCGCCGTAGAGGGAGTCGTAAATGTAGTAGGAAGTTTTGAGGTAGTCGCCTTTGCGGATCTCGCCGTCATGGCCGGGTTCCCAGCCCACGGTGTCATTGTAAGAAAGGGGCATTTCGAGCCACCCTGAATCTTGAGAGCAGTAAAGGTGCTGGTTTTTGATGGCTCCGTAGGGCAACTCGTTCTTTTTGATTTCGCCTATGTTGTCTTTGCCACAGGGACCCAGTTTGAATGCGTCGCCAAAAAAATCGATGCTCTTTTCGAAGCAACCATTTTTGATTTGCATGTCGTTCAATTCGCGGTGGCGCAATGCGGTCATGGCTTTAACGGAGTCGTTTTTCCATTCGCCCTCTTTGGTGAACGTGGAGTCGTGCCAAGTGCCGGTGTAGTTAAAGTAACATTCAAAGAAATCCGCAAATTCCTTGGAATTTACCTTGTCTTTGAGGAGGTAGGCCTTTTGGATGCTCTCCCGGGTCAATGCCAGTGCGGAGTCGTAAGGGACACCTTTTTTAAGGTTCTGGATTAACAGTTCGCCCTCGATGGTGGTCAACTGCGAAGGCATAATGGGCTGCTTATCCAGGTTGGCGACTATGGTTACGAAGGGGATGACGCTGGACGTGTAACCATCGCCATAGTAGGTGCTTTGGACCTTCCCGGAGATTTTGATGAAAGCGTAGGGCGAGCGGAGCTTGATTCCCTCAAAGAGGAACGTGGAGTCGGTTTCTTTTTTTTCGGTGAACTCCCTCCCAGTCAAGTCGAACGATTCGTCCAGCTCGTACAGGATGGCGGTTTCGTCTTTGAATTTTAGACGTTGGATGGCGATGGCAACGTCGTATGTCTTGTATTCTGCTTTGGAGGTGTCCTTGCTGGAATCCGCCGTGGAATCTTCGCTGACGGGGCCCTCGATGCGGTCGGTGGATATGGTGTCGTTGCTGCAGGCGCTAAGGGCGATGGCGCCGGCGAAAGAGGCCGCCATGAGGCTTGCGAAAGCGTTTGTGCATTTTGAATTTTTCATTTTTACCCCCTAGTCCTTTACGCATCGGATGGCCGCCTTGACCTTGGGCGAACTGTACTTGATGTTTGTCATTTCGGCGTCCTTCAGGGTCATGTACTTGAACGAGAAACCTGAGGTGTCGGACTCCGTGGTCCACAGGTAGGCTATGCCTTCGTTGGCGGAATACCTGTTGTCTTTGCCGACGACGCCCGTCCCGTCCAGAGACAGGTTGAAGTCGTCGTTGTTGTAATTCTTGTCGAACGGGTCGTAGTTCCAGTGCGATTTCCCGCGGAGGCTTGCCCCAACGGTGTTAGACACCTTGTACTTTTGGGCGAAAACAAATAGGGTGTCCCACTCTGCCATCGAGGGGATGTGGTAGCCTTCGGGGCAAATCCCGTGCACCTTTTCGGAATCGCTCGGGGCTCTCCAGCCGGAATCGGTGGCCACGTTCATGGCGGCGTTCCAGTTGTAGAGGGTGCCGGGGCTTTCGAGTTGCAAAATGGGGTCGCTGTTGGTAGAGAAAATGTTGCCCTTGAGGTTCGGATAGGCGGCGCTGTCGCCAAAGTCCAGGTTCTGGGCCATCCAGCGCTGGTTTCCGATGCCGGTGGTGCGGTAGACCTTGCCGTCGCGTTCGTCTATGAGGGCGTTGGCTGCGGAGTCGCCCGAGGTGAACTTCCAGGAGCCCGCATCGCAAACGAACAGGGTGTAGCCCATCTTGATGGTGTCCTTGGGCGAGGCCTTGGTGCAGGGCTTGTCTAGTGCCGTTTCCCTGACAGTGAACTGGCGGGCGGTATCGCCTTCGCAAACAAACTTGGTGGTGGGGCTGGATTCGCCGGTAAAGACTTCTCCGTCCTTGGTGCATGTAGCCCGCTTTGCCTCGCATTCGTCTTTGGTCAGTTCGAGCCAACCACTTCTCTCGCACTGGTAGCACATTTTACCGCTAAAGCGGACTTCGCCGATGTTCTTGTCTACACAGGCGCTCTTGAGCCCGACGTCCACCTGCTGGGCCTTGTGCCACTCATCGTTCTTGTAGAAATAATAGGTGTCTTTGCAGTTCTCGCTCTTGAGCAGTTGCGTAGGGTCTGCCGGGGCCTCGTTTAAGAACGTGGCGAAGTCCACATTGGAGCAGATTTCTTCGTGAGCCCACCCTGTGGAATCGCAACGGAAAAACTGCTTGTTCCCGTAGATGGGCGAACAGGCGGATTCCTTGTACTTGCCCCGGTTGTCGCTATCGCAGGTGCCCAGGTTCAGCTTGACCTTCCAGAGTGAGTCCAAAAAGTCCTTCGCCTTTTTGAGCTTCACCTGGTAGCCCCATTTTTTTGAGTATTCAGAGAGCTTGAAACAGTCGCGGTCGGTGGCTTCGCGGTATGCCCAGTTCCACATGGTGTAGAGACTGGAAAGAACGATGGTGTCTTTGGTAAAGGCTCCGCTGTAGGGCTTGTCGCCCTCGTTTAGAGAACCAAGTGGGGTGAACAGGACTTCAGCGGCCAGCAGGTAGTAGTTGTTCTCGTTGGAGTCGGCGAAGTTCATGCTTTCGAAGTCCTCCTGGAGTTCTTCCATCAGCAAAATTTCCTTGAGTTCCTTTGCCGCCTGGGCGCGGGCTTCCTTGAAGGACATGCCTTTTTCCATGAGGAACTTGGCCCGGATGGTTTGCATGTCGGTAAAACTGCTGGTGTTGAGGGCGTTCGTTATGCGGAGGTCCAATATGGTAAAGCTAGAGGACTTGGGGTAATCCCACTCGTTGCATACAGACATCATGGAGCCAGAGACTTCGACGCTCACCATGGGGGACTCGAACTTGGCGTCTTCGATGGTGAAGGTTCCTTGGTCGTCCAGAATGTTGGTTTTGTAGACCGTTCCTGTTTGCTTGAGGGCGCTGTCGAGTTCGCGGACAACGACCTCGGTCCCAACTTTGTAGTGCCCTGCGCTAATGTGGCCACGATAGGTGACGGCGACGCCGGCTTCCCAGTCGGAGGCGCTTGTGGAGGAGGTGTCGGAGGCAGAGTCGGAGGGGGTGTTCTCGGTGGAGTCTGCGGGAGTGTCCGGGGCTTCGACGATTTCCACCGTTTCGGTGCTGTTGGAATCACTACAGGCGGCAAGCCCCAAAACGAGGACGGTACCAGTCAATAAAAAAATATTTCTTGTCATGGTTTTCATGACAAGAAATATAACATATAAACGAAATTATCGCTTGTCGCGATCGATCCAGGGTCTTGCCGTCTGGCCTACGTAAATCTGGCGCGGACGGTTAATCTTGGAATTCGGGTCGTCGTGCATTTCCTTCCAGTGGGCGATCCAGCCGGGGAGGCGTCCGATGGCGAACATCACGGTAAGCATGTTCGTCGGGATGCCCATGGCGCGGTAGAGGATGCCCGAGTAGAAGTCCACGTTCGGGTAAAGCTTGCGCGCGATGAAGTAGTCGTCCTTCAGGGCAGCTTCTTCGAGCTTGATGGCGATATCCAGGAGCGGGTCGTGCACGTGTTCGCGCTCGAACACCTGGTACATGAGTTTCTTGAGCACCTTGGCGCGCGGGTCGTAGCTCTTGTACACGCGGTGGCCAAAACCGGAAAGGCGGAACGGGTCCTTCTTGTCCTTGGCCTTGTCCATCACCTGCTCGATGGTCATGCCGCTCTGCTGGATGCGCAGGAGCGTTTCGAGCACGGCCTGGTTCGCACCGCCGTGGAGCGGGCCCCACAGGGCGCAAATGCCGGCACAGATACTCGCGTAGAGGTTTGCCTGCGAGCTGCCCACCATACGCACGGTCGACGTGGAGCAGTTTTGCTCGTGGTCGGCATGCACAATCAGGAGCGTGTTGAGCGCACGTTCCATGATCGGGTCCGGGTGGTAGGGGCGGGCCTTGCTGCTGAACATCATGTTGAGGAAGTTGCTGCAGTAGCTGCGTTCGGCTTCGGGGTACACGAACGGTTCGCCGATGCTTGCCTTGTAGGCGAAGGCGGCGATGGTGCGGATCTTGGAAATCAGGCCCGCGGTCGTGAGTTCGAAGGCGCTCGCGATGTTTTCGTCGTCGTAGAAGCGCGGGGTAAAGAGGCCCACGGCGTTCACGATGGAACTGAGGATGCCCATCGGGTGCGCACTCGGCGGCATCTCGCGGAAGAAGTGCAGCAGGTTCTCGTGCAAAAGCGCATTCTCGGTAAGGAGCGTGCGGAAGTGGCCGAGTTGTTCCTGCGTGGGGAGTTCTCCGTAAATCAGGAGCCATGCGGTCTCGGGGAAGGTGGCCTTCTCGGCAAGATCTTCGATGGAGTAGCCGCGGTAGCGGAGGATGCCCTTTTCGCCGTCAACAAACGTAATGGCGCTCTTGGTGCTGCCCGTGTTCAGGTAGCCGTAATCCAGCGTGACAAGCCCGGAATCCTTGCGCAGCGTGCTGATGTCGAGGCCGTGTTCGCCCTCGGAACCTTCCACCACGGGGAGTTCGTAGCTCTTGCCATTATAGTTCAGTGTTGCCTTTTCGGACATTTATCCTCCGGAGGGGCGGGTTTCAACCGCCAATTATTTCATCTTCAAAATGCAATTATAAATATTTTCGAACAGCTTGCCGAGCTTTTCGGTCGGGACGGCGCTGAAAGCGATGCGGATAAGGCCCGAAAGCATGATGGTGCCCGTGCTGTAGTCCTTGATGAGCTTCTGGCGGAGTTCCTCGGCATCCACGCCCTTCGGCTTGATGCACATAAAGTAACCGCTGTTGCACGGCATGGCCTCGAAGGCTTCCTTGTATTCCGGGTGGCTAGCGAGCTCTTCCTTGATGATGTCGTAGCGTTTCTTGAGGGTCGCGTACTTCTCGGCCTTCTGGTCCACGTATTCGGGGCTCTGGTAGGCGGCGAGCAGGATCTTCTGGCTGATGCTCGGGGCGTTAGAGATGTTGCCGCGGACCGTACCGGCGGCCTTGTCCTCGAGGGCCTTGAGCTGGGCTTCGGTGGCGCCCTTGAAACCGAAGGTCATGAACCCGACGCGGAAGCCCCACACGTAGTCTTCCTTGGTGGGGCCGTCGAGCTTGACGGCGAGCAGGTTCTCGTTGGCTTCGAGCAGCTTCACGAACAGGGATTCCTTGGTCACGCCATCTTCGTAGACGAGTCCGAAGTAGGCGTCGTCGAGCAGGGCCACGACCTTGTTGCCCGCGGCAGCGCAGTCGGTGAGGATCTTCGCGATTTCGACCGCTTCCTTCTCGGTGGCGGTGTAGCCGGTCGGGTTGTTCGGGAAGTTCAGGAGAACGACCTTCTTCTGGCTCTTGCTTTCGGCGAGGGCTGCCTTGAGGGCTTCGGTATCGAACCCGCCGTCCTTGAAGGTGTTGAACGTCTTGATTTTCGCGCCGCAGCTGTTCACGAACACGAGCTCGTAGTTGTCCCAGTAGAGGTCCGGGATGATGACTTCGTCACCCGGGTCGAGGAAGAGGTAGCCTGCGCAGCTGATGGCGTGGGTCAAAGCACAGGTCACGACCGGGTTGCTGAACTGCTTGCCCTCTAGGCTCGGGTTCTTGCGGACAATCTGTTCCTTCCAGGCCTTGCGGAGGTCGGGGTTGCCGAAACTCGGGGCGTACAGGAACGCCTGCTTGGGGAGGTTCAGGCTCTTGAGCACGCAGTCGAGCACGAGCGGGCTCCCGTCGTCTTCGAGGGCGGTGCCGATAGTCGCGTTGATTTCGGAGCCCTTGGCTTCGGCGCCCTGGCCCAGAATGCCCTTGCGCGGGAAGAAGATTGCCTTGCCCCTTTCGGAGAGCATGGAGAGAACATTGCAGCCGTTTGCGGAGAGTTCCGCGTTTGCCTGTTCGGCGAGAGGATTGTAGCTCATGACCTTGGTCCTGTTAAAAATTCCGCGCGCAAATTTAGTTTTTTTAGGAGGAGTTTTCAAGTTTTCATTTTCTGTAACAAGAATGCTGGATGCGCCATGTTAAAAAAGACTTTTTTTCACTAGAAAGCAAGCCAAAATGCCCGCTATAATTGTATTTTTCTGTGCGGTACCGAACGATACCTTTAAAAATGCACAATTGCACAAAAAGGTGAATATATGCTTGATTTGAACACTGTCGATTGGAAGACGCTCCCCTTCGGTTATTACGATACCGATTACAATGTCCGCTGCTACTATCGCGATGGCAAGTGGGGCAAGGTTGAACTTTCTTCTTCCAAGGACATCAGCATCCACATGGCCGCCACCTGCTTGCATTACGGCCAGGAAGGTTTCGAAGGCCTCAAGGCTTACACGGGTAAGGACGGCAAGGTCCGTATCTTCCGCGTCGACGAGAATGCCAAGCGCATGCAGAACACCGCGAATCGCGTGCTCATGGCTGTTCCGCCGGTCGAACTGTTCCGCGAGATGGTCCACACCGTGGTGAAGGCCAACGCCCGCTTTATTCCGCCGTACGGTCACGGAGCAACGCTCTACATCCGCCCGCTCCTCATCGGTACGAGCCCGGAAGTCGGCGTGAAGCCTTCCGACGAATACCTGCTGTTGATGTTCGTGACTCCGGTGGGTCCGTACTTCAAGGACGGTTTCAAGCCCGTGGATATGATGATCAGCCGCAACTTCGACCGCGCCGCTCCGCAGGGTACGGGTACGGTGAAGGTCGGCGGTAACTACGCTGCCAGCTTGCTTTCCCTCGCAGAAGCCAAGAAGCTCGGCTACTCCAGCACCATCTACCTGGACGCGAAGGAAAAGAAGTACATCGACGAATGCGGTCCGGCAAACTTCTTCGGCATCAAGGGCAAGACCTACGTGACCCCGAAGTCCGAATCCATTCTGCCGTCGATTACGAACAAGAGTTTGCAGCAGCTTGCTGAATACCTCGGCTACACCGTGGAACGCCGCCAGGTTCCGTTCGAAGAACTCGCTGAATTCTCCGAAACCGCCGAATGCGGTACCGCCGCCGTGATCACCCCGATCAAGAAGATTGTGGATCCGGTTGCCGGCAAGGAATTCACCTACGGTGACGGCAAGAATCCGGGCCCGGTCTGCACGGAACTCTTCACGAAGTACACTGCTATCCAGTTCGGCGAAGCGGAAGACCCGTTCGGCTGGACTGAAGTGGTTGATGTTTAGTGTCATCCTGAGCGCAGGCGCATTGCGCCGAAGTCGAAGGATCTAAAACTGTATAAAAATTCCCGCGGAGAAATCTGCGGGATTTTTTGTTTTGGAAATTAGTCCTGCATGCCACGGATGATGTCGCGGAGGCGTGCCGCTTCCTCGAAGTCGAGGCGTGCGGCGGCTTCTTTCATCTGACGTTCAAGATCTTCGATCTTGGCTTGCGTGGAATTGGATTGCGGGTCTGGATTCTTCGACTTCGCACTACGTGCTCCGCTCAGAATGACACTGTCCGCGCGCTTGGAGTAGCGGGAACCCTTCTTCTTCGTTTTGCTGCTCGGCTGCAGCGGTTCCATCGGGCGGATCCCCGTGTCATCGTAGTCGTCCTCGATGGCGTCGGGTTTTTTGTCGCCCTTCCACAAATCGGCGAGCGGGTCGTTGATGACGAGGTCGTCTTCGAGTTTGCGGGTCACGGACTTGGGCGTGATGCCGTGTTCCTTATTGAATTCTTCCTGAACAGCCCTTCGGCGGGCAGTTTCGGTGATGGCCTTGTCGAGGCTGTCGGTCATGTTGTCGGCGAAGAGCAAAACGGTGCCGTTCACGTTGCGGCTCGCGCGCCCCATTGTCTGGATGAGGCTGCGATAGTTGCGGAGGAAACCTTCCTTGTCGGCATCGAGAATCGCGACCATGCTCACTTCGGGCAGGTCCAGGCCTTCGCGCAGCAGGTTGATGCCCACGAGCACGTCGAATTCTCCGGTGCGGAGCCCCTTGATGAGCTCGTGGCGTTCCAGCGTCTTGATATCGCTGTGCAAATACTTCGCGCGGACGCCCGCCTCGACGAAATAATCGGTGAGGTCCTGCGCCATCTTTTTGGTGAGCGTCGTGACGAGCACGCGGTCGCCCGCCTTGACCACCTCTTCGATGCGGTAGAGCAGCACGTCCATTTGCCCCTTGATGGGGAACATCTCGATTTTCGGGTCCAGGAGTCCGGTGGGACGGTTAATTTGTTCGGTAACGACACCGCCCGTCTTTTCGAGTTCGTAGTCGCCCGGCGTGGCGCTTACAAAGAGCACCTGCTTTGGGTACATGTACTCGAATTCAGCGAAGTTCATGGGGCGGTTGTCGAGTGCGCACGGAAGGCGGAACCCGTACTGCACTAGGGAAGTTTTGCGGCTCTTGTCGCCCTCGGCCATGCCGCCCACCTGCGGGATGCTCACGTGCGATTCGTCCACCATCAGCATCCAGTCGTCACCGAAGTAGTCAATAAGCGTGAACGGGCGCGTGCCCGGGGCGCGGTCCTCAATAATGCGGGAGTAGTTCTCGATGCCGCTGCATATGCCCGTTTCGCGGAGCATTTCCATGTCATAGCGGGTGCGGCTGCTGAGGCGCGCCGATTCCAGCACCTTGCCTTCCTTGTCGAGTTCTGCGAGGCGCTCGGTCAGCTCCATCTGCATGCGCTGCAAGATGCCCGCGCGGCCTTCTTCCTTCGTCACGAAGTGCTTTGCGGGGGCGATGGTCATTTCGTCGAGTTCCTTTGTCACTTCGCCCGTGATGATGTTGAAGCGACAGAGCCTGTCGATTTCGTCGCCAAAGAGCTCGATGCGGAGGCCCTCTTCGTCGTAGCTCGGGTGGATTTCGATTACGTCGCCGTGGCAGCGGAAGGAGCCGCGCTCGAGCGAGTAGTCGTTGCGCGTGTACTGGATGCGCACCAAGTCGTGCAAAATGCGGTCGCGGTCCCAGGTTTCGCCCTTCTTTAAGCGGACCATCAAGTCAAAGTATTCGGATGGGCTGCCGAGGCCGTAAATGCAGCTCACGGATGCCACGATAATTACGTCGCGGCGGGTCAAAAGGTTCGCGGTGGCACGCAGGCGGAGCTTGTCGATTTCGTCGTTGATGCTCGCGTCTTTTTCGATGTACGTGTCGGTATGCACGATGTAGGCTTCGGGCTGGTAGTAGTCATAATAGCTCACGAAGTATTCCACCGCGTTGTGCGGGAAAAACGCCTTGAATTCCTGGTAGAGCTGTGCCGCAAGTGTCTTGTTGTGGGTCAAAATCAGTGTCGGCTTGCCCACGTTCTTGATGACGTTTGCCATCGTGAAAGTCTTGCCGGAACCAGTGACGCCAAGCAGCGTCTGGAACTGTTCACCGCGCTTAAAACCCTCGGTCAATTCCTCGATGGCCTTGGGCTGGTCGCCCGCCGCACCGTAAGGCGACACCAGATCGAATTCCGCACGTGTGGGTGACTGGAACTGCTTTAAGTGACCGGGGAG contains:
- a CDS encoding FISUMP domain-containing protein — translated: MKNSKCTNAFASLMAASFAGAIALSACSNDTISTDRIEGPVSEDSTADSSKDTSKAEYKTYDVAIAIQRLKFKDETAILYELDESFDLTGREFTEKKETDSTFLFEGIKLRSPYAFIKISGKVQSTYYGDGYTSSVIPFVTIVANLDKQPIMPSQLTTIEGELLIQNLKKGVPYDSALALTRESIQKAYLLKDKVNSKEFADFFECYFNYTGTWHDSTFTKEGEWKNDSVKAMTALRHRELNDMQIKNGCFEKSIDFFGDAFKLGPCGKDNIGEIKKNELPYGAIKNQHLYCSQDSGWLEMPLSYNDTVGWEPGHDGEIRKGDYLKTSYYIYDSLYGGWVDFFDPDTAKGPCVTSNKNEIKSTPQGYYYCNPVRDTTRIVNVWSFIYVIETALKEEKLCNSKNVILTVLPDSGTIQFCDSNATRDTTRELSLLEQERQVTQCGTSDTLVRGSIDTTKWYFCTGGELNNAGELERTIGRICKKGNEGYAQVNYSLYYCNGFSWKLSADSMIVDSFIDARDSSTYMTIGIDSLIWMSHNLRFKTDSSWCYADTTVDCETYGRLYRREDNIKLKKDICPEGWRLPTLTEWENTAAFGRSWYPKEPDFKIFGSTSGWIQGSLDPHGKDLIGFNAYPAGSRNANGNFSNITESTQFCTAEEDNDGNPTFFMLTRQNKEGFLAKTSRKAMSCSIRCVKE
- a CDS encoding FISUMP domain-containing protein, translated to MTGTVLVLGLAACSDSNSTETVEIVEAPDTPADSTENTPSDSASDTSSTSASDWEAGVAVTYRGHISAGHYKVGTEVVVRELDSALKQTGTVYKTNILDDQGTFTIEDAKFESPMVSVEVSGSMMSVCNEWDYPKSSSFTILDLRITNALNTSSFTDMQTIRAKFLMEKGMSFKEARAQAAKELKEILLMEELQEDFESMNFADSNENNYYLLAAEVLFTPLGSLNEGDKPYSGAFTKDTIVLSSLYTMWNWAYREATDRDCFKLSEYSKKWGYQVKLKKAKDFLDSLWKVKLNLGTCDSDNRGKYKESACSPIYGNKQFFRCDSTGWAHEEICSNVDFATFLNEAPADPTQLLKSENCKDTYYFYKNDEWHKAQQVDVGLKSACVDKNIGEVRFSGKMCYQCERSGWLELTKDECEAKRATCTKDGEVFTGESSPTTKFVCEGDTARQFTVRETALDKPCTKASPKDTIKMGYTLFVCDAGSWKFTSGDSAANALIDERDGKVYRTTGIGNQRWMAQNLDFGDSAAYPNLKGNIFSTNSDPILQLESPGTLYNWNAAMNVATDSGWRAPSDSEKVHGICPEGYHIPSMAEWDTLFVFAQKYKVSNTVGASLRGKSHWNYDPFDKNYNNDDFNLSLDGTGVVGKDNRYSANEGIAYLWTTESDTSGFSFKYMTLKDAEMTNIKYSSPKVKAAIRCVKD
- a CDS encoding citrate synthase produces the protein MSEKATLNYNGKSYELPVVEGSEGEHGLDISTLRKDSGLVTLDYGYLNTGSTKSAITFVDGEKGILRYRGYSIEDLAEKATFPETAWLLIYGELPTQEQLGHFRTLLTENALLHENLLHFFREMPPSAHPMGILSSIVNAVGLFTPRFYDDENIASAFELTTAGLISKIRTIAAFAYKASIGEPFVYPEAERSYCSNFLNMMFSSKARPYHPDPIMERALNTLLIVHADHEQNCSTSTVRMVGSSQANLYASICAGICALWGPLHGGANQAVLETLLRIQQSGMTIEQVMDKAKDKKDPFRLSGFGHRVYKSYDPRAKVLKKLMYQVFEREHVHDPLLDIAIKLEEAALKDDYFIARKLYPNVDFYSGILYRAMGIPTNMLTVMFAIGRLPGWIAHWKEMHDDPNSKINRPRQIYVGQTARPWIDRDKR
- a CDS encoding aminotransferase class I/II-fold pyridoxal phosphate-dependent enzyme, giving the protein MSYNPLAEQANAELSANGCNVLSMLSERGKAIFFPRKGILGQGAEAKGSEINATIGTALEDDGSPLVLDCVLKSLNLPKQAFLYAPSFGNPDLRKAWKEQIVRKNPSLEGKQFSNPVVTCALTHAISCAGYLFLDPGDEVIIPDLYWDNYELVFVNSCGAKIKTFNTFKDGGFDTEALKAALAESKSQKKVVLLNFPNNPTGYTATEKEAVEIAKILTDCAAAGNKVVALLDDAYFGLVYEDGVTKESLFVKLLEANENLLAVKLDGPTKEDYVWGFRVGFMTFGFKGATEAQLKALEDKAAGTVRGNISNAPSISQKILLAAYQSPEYVDQKAEKYATLKKRYDIIKEELASHPEYKEAFEAMPCNSGYFMCIKPKGVDAEELRQKLIKDYSTGTIMLSGLIRIAFSAVPTEKLGKLFENIYNCILKMK
- a CDS encoding branched-chain amino acid aminotransferase, which produces MNTVDWKTLPFGYYDTDYNVRCYYRDGKWGKVELSSSKDISIHMAATCLHYGQEGFEGLKAYTGKDGKVRIFRVDENAKRMQNTANRVLMAVPPVELFREMVHTVVKANARFIPPYGHGATLYIRPLLIGTSPEVGVKPSDEYLLLMFVTPVGPYFKDGFKPVDMMISRNFDRAAPQGTGTVKVGGNYAASLLSLAEAKKLGYSSTIYLDAKEKKYIDECGPANFFGIKGKTYVTPKSESILPSITNKSLQQLAEYLGYTVERRQVPFEELAEFSETAECGTAAVITPIKKIVDPVAGKEFTYGDGKNPGPVCTELFTKYTAIQFGEAEDPFGWTEVVDV
- the uvrB gene encoding excinuclease ABC subunit UvrB, coding for MARARKTITPDPYAKPIAKVLPPEKSLPGHLKQFQSPTRAEFDLVSPYGAAGDQPKAIEELTEGFKRGEQFQTLLGVTGSGKTFTMANVIKNVGKPTLILTHNKTLAAQLYQEFKAFFPHNAVEYFVSYYDYYQPEAYIVHTDTYIEKDASINDEIDKLRLRATANLLTRRDVIIVASVSCIYGLGSPSEYFDLMVRLKKGETWDRDRILHDLVRIQYTRNDYSLERGSFRCHGDVIEIHPSYDEEGLRIELFGDEIDRLCRFNIITGEVTKELDEMTIAPAKHFVTKEEGRAGILQRMQMELTERLAELDKEGKVLESARLSSRTRYDMEMLRETGICSGIENYSRIIEDRAPGTRPFTLIDYFGDDWMLMVDESHVSIPQVGGMAEGDKSRKTSLVQYGFRLPCALDNRPMNFAEFEYMYPKQVLFVSATPGDYELEKTGGVVTEQINRPTGLLDPKIEMFPIKGQMDVLLYRIEEVVKAGDRVLVTTLTKKMAQDLTDYFVEAGVRAKYLHSDIKTLERHELIKGLRTGEFDVLVGINLLREGLDLPEVSMVAILDADKEGFLRNYRSLIQTMGRASRNVNGTVLLFADNMTDSLDKAITETARRRAVQEEFNKEHGITPKSVTRKLEDDLVINDPLADLWKGDKKPDAIEDDYDDTGIRPMEPLQPSSKTKKKGSRYSKRADSVILSGARSAKSKNPDPQSNSTQAKIEDLERQMKEAAARLDFEEAARLRDIIRGMQD